In the genome of Thermodesulfovibrio thiophilus DSM 17215, the window CCCCTGTGGTAGCTTTGATACAATCTCTTCCATTGCCTTCATTGCCTCACCTGAACTTCTTCCCTCAGCTGGTTCACCCCATATATTTATGGATGGAAAAGCATTATATCGTTCAAGCCTCGGTGATCCATAAATCCATTTCCCACTGGCTAGAGATGAAAACGGTGTCATCTTTCCATCCTTATTGCGAACATAAAGTCTATTAATGTGTTCTGGTAGCATTCTATAAGGAGCATCTGCCTGTATATAAACCTTTTTGGTTTTTCCTGTTCTTACAAAATCATTAACATAATAACCTCCAAATGCAGAAGATATTGTCTTATGAATTGAATCAATTGGAACACCAAGAGAACCTGCTTTTTCCCAGTCTATATCAACTTTATACTCTGATACATCATCCAGTCCATTTGGCCTCACATTTTTCAATCTTGGATCCTGCTTAGCCATCTGTAAAAACTGATTTCTTGCTTCCATGAGTTTTTCATGACCAAGCCCACCAAGATCTAATAGTTCAAAATCAACACCTGTTGCAACTCCAAGTTCAATTATAGAAGGTGGTGGAAAAACAAATATCTGTGCTTTTTTAATTTGTGAAAAGTATTTCATTGCTCTCTGTTGAACAGCCTCTACCTTGAGGTCTGAACTGTCTCTTAAATGCCAGTCTCTAAGACTTATAAAGGCCATTCCAGTTGACTGCGTCCTTCCGCTAAAACTGCTTCCGGAAATGATTGTAACAGTCTTAACGGCATCCTTTTCATATGTCATAAAGTAATGCTCTACCTCTTCTAATACCTTCTTTGTTTTGCCAAACGATGAACCACTTGGCAAATCAGCCTGAACAAGAAGTATGCCCTGATCCTCATCAGGCAGATATCCTGTTGGCAATTTGGTGAGTAATATCCCGAGAGTTACCACAATTACAATATAAACTACCACATAAAAAATAGAACGCCTGAATGAACCCTCAACCATTTTTGTATAAAAATGTCTGCTCTTAAAAAATACTCCATAGAATTTCTCAAAACCTAATCGGAAGAGTCTTGCAAGAATTCCTCTCTTTTTAGCTCCTTCTGCATGCTCTGGCCTTAAAAATGTTACACATAACACAGGAGCCAGTGTTAATGCTATGAACACTGAAAGTAACATCGCTGATATTATTGTTATTGCAAACTGCCTGTATATAACTCCTGTTGATCCTTTAAAAAATGCCATCGGTGCAAATACTGCTGAAAGTACTACTCCTATTCCTATAAGCGCTGTCGTAATCTGATCCATTGACTTTATAACAGCCTCTCTTACAGGAAGTTTCTCTTCCTGCATTATCCTTTCAACATTCTCTACTACTACTATGGCATCATCAACAAGCAGTCCTATTGCAAGTACCATCGCAAACATCGTAAGCATGTTTATTGAATACCCTGCAAGCCCAAGCACTGCAAATGTCCCAAGTACAACAACAGGAACTGTAATTGTTGGTATCAGGGTTGCGCGTATGTTTCCCATGAACAGCCACATAATAAAAAATACCAGTATAATTGCCTCAAC includes:
- a CDS encoding efflux RND transporter permease subunit produces the protein MLSRFFLDRPVFAWVIAIAIMAAGCLAIYTLPIAQYPPVAPPSIYVNTFYTGASAETVENSVTQIIESEMTGLDNMIYLSAYSDSAGTCRIELTFEPGTDPDVAWSKVQNKVQLAMSKLPEVVQRGGVDVGKATRSYLMIVGIVSQDGRLDAYDLRDYMSSIVKPILARIQGVGEVEEFGFPYAMRVWFDPNKLFSYNLTVDDVISAIRSYNIEVSGGQFGGMPQVEDQSLNASIIVQTMLKNPEEFASIPIKVNPDGSSVKVKDIGRVDLGTDYYDIEAYYSETDGKRKMPAAGLAIRPLPGANALDIANNIQKKMNELSRNFPPGVKTVYLYDTTPFTMVAIKEVAKTLVEAIILVFFIMWLFMGNIRATLIPTITVPVVVLGTFAVLGLAGYSINMLTMFAMVLAIGLLVDDAIVVVENVERIMQEEKLPVREAVIKSMDQITTALIGIGVVLSAVFAPMAFFKGSTGVIYRQFAITIISAMLLSVFIALTLAPVLCVTFLRPEHAEGAKKRGILARLFRLGFEKFYGVFFKSRHFYTKMVEGSFRRSIFYVVVYIVIVVTLGILLTKLPTGYLPDEDQGILLVQADLPSGSSFGKTKKVLEEVEHYFMTYEKDAVKTVTIISGSSFSGRTQSTGMAFISLRDWHLRDSSDLKVEAVQQRAMKYFSQIKKAQIFVFPPPSIIELGVATGVDFELLDLGGLGHEKLMEARNQFLQMAKQDPRLKNVRPNGLDDVSEYKVDIDWEKAGSLGVPIDSIHKTISSAFGGYYVNDFVRTGKTKKVYIQADAPYRMLPEHINRLYVRNKDGKMTPFSSLASGKWIYGSPRLERYNAFPSINIWGEPAEGRSSGEAMKAMEEIVSKLPQG